The Cololabis saira isolate AMF1-May2022 chromosome 20, fColSai1.1, whole genome shotgun sequence genome includes a window with the following:
- the LOC133420291 gene encoding uncharacterized protein LOC133420291, giving the protein MATNSERTNISSGYEDMMSQSDLIRSGRPAVYQLKPKVQHIGTLKRLTVGEKSSTKTNKTILLVGETGTGKSTMINALVNYTMGVKFEDEVWFQIVEDEKRNQAESQTSDVIVYEIFGFEDKTLPFSLTIVDTPGYGDTRGIEHDAVVNQRLLDLFGSEDGIREMAAVCLVLKATVNRVSDRMTYIFDSVMSLFGKDMEKNIIALMTHSDGIPPKNALQALEAANIKCAKNENNQLVHFLFNNCQEELRDKDTEVPLENAWRQTAKGMQRFSEFLKTTGSQELKTTVEVLKSQQRLTASIHNLQERIKLTEKMKEEIDKTQMQLKLHESQLENDKNFTIEVEESYKELEKYDGGWTWRTLSYNGVTRCENCEENCHYPCADAWGAPSCLVMKSLCCTVCNCSVLQHTKDYQKYVIKTRKVKRTIEELKKKFQANVQYTSGFLSVLDKKKKEHEEKIKQLVEEAFSHVLKLRDSALTVETTSTQAYLGVLIMKMREFGKTAEVQILEEMVGQMDEGSKLVLEKTHG; this is encoded by the exons atggcaac GAACTCAGAGAGAACTAACATCTCATCTGGATATGAGGACATGATGTCTCAGAGTGACCTGATCCGTTCAGGCCGTCCAGCAGTTTACCAGCTGAAACCAAAAGTCCAACATATTGGAACCCTGAAGAGACTGACCGTTGGTGAAAAGAGCTCTacgaaaacaaataaaaccatccTACTTGTTGGTgaaacaggaacaggaaaatCTACCATGATCAACGCTCTGGTCAACTACACCATGGGAGTGAAGTTTGAGGATGAAGTCTGGTTTCAGATCGTAGAGGATGAGAAGAGAAACCAAGCAGAGAGTCAGACATCAGATGTGATCGTGTACGAGATCTTTGGGTTCGAGGATAAAACTCTGCCCTTCTCTCTGACCATCGTCGATACTCCTGGGTATGGAGACACCAGAGGGATTGAGCACGATGCCGTCGTCAATCAGAGATTGCTCGACTTGTTTGGATCGGAGGATGGAATTCGTGAAATGGCCGCGGTTTGTCTGGTGCTGAAGGCGACTGTGAATCGAGTCAGCGACCGCATGACGTACATCTTTGACTCAGTGATGTCTCTGTTTGGAAAAGACATGGAGAAAAACATCATAGCTCTCATGACGCACTCAGATGGGATTCCACCGAAAAATGCTCTTCAGGCTCTTGAAGCAGCAAACATTAAATGTGCCAAAAATGAGAATAATCAGCTGGTTCACTTCCTGTTCAATAACTGTCAGGAGGAGCTGAGAGACAAAGACACTGAGGTGCCTTTGGAGAACGCATGGCGACAGACGGCAAAGGGAATGCAGCGATTTTCTGAGTTCCTGAAGACAACTGGATCTCAGGAGCTGAAAACAACAGTGGAGGTTCTGAAGTCCCAACAACGACTGACAGCATCCATCCACAACCTGCAAGAAAGAATCAAGTTGACTGAGAAGATGAAGGAGGAGATTGACAAGACACAAATGCAGCTGAAGTTGCACGAGAGCCAACTGGAAAATGACAAGAACTTCACCATTGAGGTGGAGGAGTCATACAAAGAACTGGAGAAATATGATGGCGGATGGACATGGAGGACTCTATCATATAATGGAGTCACTCGCTGCGAAAATTGTGAAGAAAACTGTCATTACCCATGCGCTGATGCCTGGGGTGCCCCATCTTGTTTGGTCATGAAATCTTTGTGTTGCACCGTGTGTAACTGTTCTGTACTGCAACATACGAAAGACTACCAGAAGTACGTCATCAAGACCAGGAAGGTCAAGAGAACCATAGAAGAGCTAAAGAAAAAATTCCAAGCAAATGTGCAATACACGTCTGGTTTTCTGAGTGTGCTggataagaagaagaaggagcacGAAGAAAAGATAAAGCAGTTGGTGGAAGAGGCCTTCAGTCATGTGCTGAAGCTGCGAGATTCTGCTCTGACCGTGGAAACCACGTCTACCCAGGCATATCTGGGTGTGCTCATCATGAAGATGCGGGAGTTCGGGAAAACGGCGGAGGTCCAGATTCTGGAGGAGATGGTCGGTCAGATGGATGAGGGAAGCAAATTAGTGCTGGAGAAGACTCATGGTTAA